From a single Intestinibaculum porci genomic region:
- a CDS encoding alanine/glycine:cation symporter family protein — MLQFLKAMDNVMYYPILLIVLGFAAFYFTGRTRFVQVRHFRESLRIIFEKPADDRAVSSFQALMVSTASRVGTGNIVGVSTAICMGGPGAVFWMWLLAFFGASSAFVESTLAQIFKKKNKETGEYFGGPAYYIETALHSKFFAGAFVVFLILTYGVGFNMLASFNLQSTFAAYEFYHPQNTPLYIGAILALLVAIVLFGGGKRIVRITEIVVPVMGVLYVLASLIVLLAHVTIIPSVVHLVIQDAFNFKAIFSGMAGSCMIYGIKRGLYSNEAGVGSAPNASASADVTHPVKQGLVQMLSVYIDTLLLCSATAIMCLSSGILPSVKLSGAPYVQQALSTVFGSFGPIFITIAMILFAFTTLIGNLYYVDNAVAYLNHKKKPGKGAMTIIHIICVLVIFVGAVVPMDAAWALADISMGLMTLINLPACFLLSSIVIHALRDYEEKRKTVEHPAFKGEDIGLYDLDCWQ; from the coding sequence ATGCTACAATTTCTTAAAGCAATGGATAATGTTATGTATTATCCCATTTTACTGATTGTGCTTGGCTTTGCAGCATTCTACTTCACGGGACGAACGCGCTTTGTACAAGTGCGTCATTTTCGTGAATCATTACGAATTATCTTTGAAAAACCAGCCGATGATCGTGCTGTTTCATCTTTTCAGGCCTTGATGGTATCGACGGCATCCCGCGTGGGGACGGGCAATATTGTCGGTGTTTCAACAGCGATCTGTATGGGTGGACCGGGAGCGGTTTTCTGGATGTGGCTGTTAGCCTTTTTTGGTGCTTCCTCAGCTTTTGTTGAAAGTACCCTGGCGCAGATTTTTAAGAAGAAGAATAAGGAAACAGGGGAATATTTTGGTGGCCCTGCTTATTATATCGAGACCGCTTTACATTCTAAGTTTTTTGCCGGTGCTTTTGTCGTTTTTCTGATTTTAACTTATGGGGTTGGCTTTAATATGCTTGCCAGCTTTAACCTGCAGTCAACTTTTGCGGCGTATGAATTCTATCATCCGCAGAACACACCTCTTTATATTGGTGCTATTCTTGCACTTCTGGTGGCGATCGTGCTTTTTGGCGGGGGCAAACGTATCGTCCGCATTACCGAAATTGTTGTCCCGGTGATGGGCGTACTGTATGTCTTAGCTTCCCTCATTGTTTTACTAGCCCATGTGACTATCATTCCTTCAGTGGTGCATTTGGTTATTCAGGATGCCTTTAACTTTAAGGCCATCTTCTCCGGAATGGCTGGCAGCTGTATGATTTATGGCATTAAACGTGGCTTATATTCTAATGAAGCTGGGGTTGGTTCAGCCCCTAATGCCAGTGCTTCGGCCGATGTGACTCATCCTGTGAAACAGGGGTTAGTGCAGATGTTATCAGTGTATATTGATACCTTATTACTCTGTAGTGCGACAGCTATTATGTGTCTCTCTTCAGGTATTTTACCATCTGTTAAACTCTCAGGTGCTCCTTATGTGCAACAGGCTCTCTCAACTGTTTTTGGCTCTTTTGGCCCAATTTTTATTACCATCGCCATGATTTTATTTGCCTTTACAACTTTAATTGGTAATCTTTATTATGTCGATAATGCGGTGGCTTATTTGAATCATAAGAAGAAGCCTGGTAAAGGGGCGATGACCATTATTCATATCATCTGCGTCCTGGTGATTTTTGTCGGAGCTGTTGTTCCGATGGATGCAGCCTGGGCCCTCGCGGATATTTCTATGGGATTAATGACTCTCATTAATTTGCCTGCCTGCTTCCTGTTAAGTTCCATCGTCATTCATGCTTTGCGTGATTATGAAGAAAAACGTAAGACGGTTGAACATCCTGCTTTTAAAGGGGAAGATATCGGATTATACGATCTCGACTGCTGGCAGTAA